The following nucleotide sequence is from Rhodothermales bacterium.
TCCCGTGGCAGGGGTGCAGCACGCTTGCCGATGCGATCCGCGACCTCGGCGCTTCGTTAATGGTTGAGATACCCCCTGGGATGCCAGTGCTCTGCTTCGGAACGCCGGGGGATGTACCCGAAGGTCAGGTGAGGATCCGCGTCACATTCGAGGGATGGTGCGGGGGCGTGGTGCCACTGGACGACGAGCGGAGCCTGCCCGAGCAGAAGGAGAACGTTGTAACCGGTGTGCTCTGCGGTGCCCTCGGCGTATCGGAAGCGTTTCAGAACGTGCGCGGCTTTCCGGTTGCTGGGCGGCGCGCGGCCGGCCTGTCGCTGTGGGAGCCCGGGCACGACTGGCTAGAGCCCGCCGGCGGCCCTCCGCTGGACTGGCTCCCCAACCACCTTTGGCTGATCGGGCTCGGCCACCTCGGACAGGCCTTCCTGTGGGTGCTGGGTTTCCTGCCCTACGCAGACCCAAGCACCGTCGAACTAGTCCTCCAAGACGACGACGTTCTGGTGGACGCTAACCTCAGCACGTCACCGCTCACGACAAGGGCGATGCTCGGACAGAAAAAAGCGAGAGCGATGGCGGCCTGGTGTGAGGAGCGTGGCTTCCGCACGACGGTCACGGAGCGGCGATTCACGAGTTCGCTTCGGCGAGGTGAGCGCGAGCCCGGCTTGGCGCTTTGCGGGGTAGATAACGCGGCAGCGCGCGCAGCCCTGGAAGAGGCCGGCTTTGAACGGATCATCGAAGCTGGCCTCGGCGCCGGGACGAGCGAGTATCTGGCGTTCCAGGTTCACACCTTCCCCGGCCCGCAGGTGGCCCGCGAGCGCTGGGGCAAGGGGGATGTCGCCCCGCTCCGGGAAGCACACGAACTCCCCGAAGGGTACCGCGCCCTCCACGAAGACCTCGACGCCTGCGGGCTCGTTACGCTGGCCGGGCGAGCCGTCGGCGCATCCTTCGTTGGAGCTGCCGTGGCGAGCATCGTCATCGCGGAGGCCATCCGCATGGTGCGCGGCAACACGTATCACGGCGTGGTAGACGGCACACTCCGGGCCCTGAGCGATGTAGAGGCGTTGGAGATGGAGCGCACCGTTCCGGT
It contains:
- a CDS encoding thiamine biosynthesis protein ThiF — encoded protein: MNSSHLGDRLHRTVKLALDSGEASTIEEAERMFKGYRLALALGPEVEHSPTLQAAVLTAVNTGARAFLGGVFVAGCTDIRLLIPWQGCSTLADAIRDLGASLMVEIPPGMPVLCFGTPGDVPEGQVRIRVTFEGWCGGVVPLDDERSLPEQKENVVTGVLCGALGVSEAFQNVRGFPVAGRRAAGLSLWEPGHDWLEPAGGPPLDWLPNHLWLIGLGHLGQAFLWVLGFLPYADPSTVELVLQDDDVLVDANLSTSPLTTRAMLGQKKARAMAAWCEERGFRTTVTERRFTSSLRRGEREPGLALCGVDNAAARAALEEAGFERIIEAGLGAGTSEYLAFQVHTFPGPQVARERWGKGDVAPLREAHELPEGYRALHEDLDACGLVTLAGRAVGASFVGAAVASIVIAEAIRMVRGNTYHGVVDGTLRALSDVEALEMERTVPVVNLGFALGE